The following proteins come from a genomic window of Verrucomicrobiota bacterium:
- a CDS encoding type II toxin-antitoxin system RelE/ParE family toxin yields the protein MAWDVELHDDFVPEYDELPEEVQDELLALIEVLGRIGPQLGRPRVDTLNGSRHANMKELRFDAAGGVWRSAFAFDPNRQAIVLCGGDKSGGSERRFYRRLIAKADARFEAHVARAGSQKKKRK from the coding sequence TTGGCGTGGGACGTTGAGTTACATGATGACTTTGTGCCGGAATACGACGAACTGCCCGAGGAAGTTCAGGACGAGTTGCTGGCCCTCATCGAAGTCCTCGGACGCATCGGCCCGCAGTTGGGGCGGCCCCGCGTCGATACGCTCAATGGCTCGCGTCACGCCAACATGAAGGAATTACGCTTTGACGCCGCGGGTGGGGTTTGGCGCTCTGCCTTTGCCTTTGACCCCAATCGGCAGGCCATCGTTTTGTGCGGCGGCGACAAATCCGGCGGCAGCGAACGGCGCTTTTACCGTCGGCTGATCGCCAAGGCCGACGCGCGCTTCGAGGCGCACGTCGCCCGGGCCGGATCGCAAAAGAAAAAAAGGAAATAG
- a CDS encoding XRE family transcriptional regulator, translating to MKNLDRIRKEMSPVRRRKIEARSAEILAEEMTRQQLRRARKLTQVRMAKKLGMTQDGVSRLEKRTDVLLSTLRGYVEALGGKLSLVAEFPDRGPVILSGIAEDESAPKTSSRKRTPAHAQGGTGACRA from the coding sequence ATGAAGAATTTGGATCGCATCAGGAAGGAAATGAGTCCCGTGCGACGCCGGAAAATAGAGGCCCGCTCGGCCGAGATCCTGGCTGAGGAAATGACTCGCCAGCAACTGCGGCGCGCGCGCAAGCTCACCCAGGTCCGTATGGCCAAGAAGCTCGGCATGACCCAGGACGGCGTGTCCCGCCTCGAGAAGCGCACGGATGTCCTGCTTTCCACGTTGCGCGGGTACGTCGAGGCCCTCGGCGGCAAGCTCTCGCTGGTGGCGGAATTTCCCGACCGTGGTCCGGTCATCCTGTCCGGTATTGCCGAGGATGAATCCGCTCCCAAAACCAGCAGCCGGAAGCGCACGCCTGCCCACGCGCAGGGCGGCACGGGAGCATGTAGAGCATGA
- a CDS encoding universal stress protein, which produces MATADNVQIRPTADDFLSIIRRQQQGKLKIYLGACAGVGKTYQMLVEGNRLKRQGVDVVIGYVEPHDRPETAAQIGDLEIVPPLVAQYHGLELREMDVDAVLARKPTIALVDELAHTNAPQSRNRKRYEDVEDLLRAGINVITTVNVQHFESLYNIVEEATGVRVKERVPDEIIAKADQIVNIDLPAEDLQERLQAGKIYPPERVQAALANFFTTRNLTRLREMTLSETANLLDRKQRLGSEQDHEVSALGQVMVAVSSRGPDPGRLLRKTARLATQLNAQWYAVYVRTPKESATNIDAELQRRASDTLEMAQTMGGLVILLKHENVAAALISFAREYGITHVVLGRSGRRRWSFRPALHDELMRELPGVDLVIV; this is translated from the coding sequence ATGGCCACCGCTGATAACGTGCAAATCCGGCCCACGGCGGATGATTTCCTTTCCATTATTCGCCGGCAGCAACAGGGCAAGCTGAAGATCTACCTGGGGGCGTGTGCCGGGGTAGGCAAGACCTACCAGATGCTCGTGGAGGGCAACCGCCTGAAGCGGCAAGGGGTCGACGTGGTAATCGGCTACGTGGAACCGCACGACCGGCCCGAAACGGCCGCCCAAATCGGAGACCTCGAGATCGTGCCGCCATTGGTAGCCCAGTATCACGGGCTCGAGTTACGCGAGATGGATGTCGACGCGGTGCTGGCGCGAAAGCCGACCATTGCGCTGGTCGACGAGCTGGCTCACACCAACGCGCCGCAAAGCCGGAATCGGAAGAGATACGAGGACGTCGAAGACCTGCTCCGGGCCGGCATCAACGTGATCACCACGGTAAACGTGCAGCACTTCGAGTCGCTCTATAACATCGTCGAGGAAGCTACCGGCGTGCGAGTCAAGGAGCGGGTGCCGGACGAGATCATTGCGAAGGCCGATCAGATCGTGAACATCGATCTGCCGGCTGAAGATCTGCAGGAGCGGCTGCAAGCCGGAAAGATCTACCCTCCGGAACGGGTCCAGGCGGCGCTCGCGAACTTTTTCACCACGCGTAACCTGACCCGTCTGCGCGAGATGACTCTGAGCGAGACGGCCAACCTGCTGGACCGCAAGCAGCGGCTTGGATCCGAACAGGATCATGAGGTCAGCGCGCTCGGCCAGGTGATGGTCGCGGTGAGCAGCCGCGGGCCGGACCCCGGGCGTTTGTTGCGGAAGACGGCTCGATTGGCGACGCAGCTGAATGCCCAGTGGTACGCAGTTTACGTCCGGACGCCTAAAGAATCGGCTACCAACATCGACGCGGAGCTTCAGCGCCGGGCATCTGACACCCTGGAAATGGCGCAAACGATGGGCGGTTTGGTGATCCTGCTCAAGCACGAAAACGTGGCGGCGGCATTGATTTCCTTCGCCCGGGAGTATGGGATCACTCACGTCGTTCTGGGCCGGTCGGGCCGGCGCCGCTGGTCGTTCAGGCCGGCGCTGCATGACGAGCTGATGCGTGAGTTGCCGGGCGTCGACCTGGTGATTGTGTGA
- the kdpC gene encoding K(+)-transporting ATPase subunit C — translation MSTFLRELRISIVATVVFALLCSGFYPVLIWGLGQILLPYHANGSLAESADGTVVGSDLIAQGFSGARYFHPRPSDAGTGYDPTSSGGSNLGPTSQKLIDTVKQNVAAYRRENGLADDVLVPADAVTASASGLDPHISPENARLQAPRVARERHLSPDAVKAAIEQATDRPLFGFIGGQPGVNVLRLNLALDGAAR, via the coding sequence ATGAGTACTTTCCTTCGTGAACTCCGCATTTCCATCGTGGCCACCGTGGTGTTTGCGCTTTTGTGCAGCGGCTTTTATCCGGTGCTGATTTGGGGGCTGGGCCAGATCCTCCTGCCGTATCACGCGAACGGCAGTCTGGCGGAATCTGCAGATGGCACCGTCGTCGGCTCCGATCTGATCGCACAAGGCTTCAGCGGGGCGCGGTACTTCCATCCGCGGCCTTCGGATGCCGGCACCGGCTATGACCCGACCAGTTCGGGAGGGTCCAACCTCGGGCCGACTTCGCAGAAACTGATTGATACCGTGAAGCAAAACGTGGCCGCTTACCGCCGGGAAAACGGCCTTGCTGATGACGTCCTCGTTCCGGCTGACGCGGTCACGGCTTCGGCGAGCGGTCTGGACCCGCACATCAGCCCCGAAAACGCCCGGTTACAGGCGCCCCGCGTCGCGCGAGAACGGCACCTTTCGCCCGATGCGGTAAAGGCGGCGATCGAGCAGGCCACCGACCGGCCCCTGTTTGGGTTCATCGGTGGACAGCCCGGCGTGAACGTCCTGCGACTGAACCTGGCTTTGGATGGCGCTGCGAGGTGA
- the kdpB gene encoding potassium-transporting ATPase subunit KdpB: MAAKTHSIFDPAIIVPATGESFKKLNPATLARNPVMFVTEVGAAITTVLLFFGHGHAFGFFLQIALWLWFTVLFANFAEAMAEGRGKAQAKALRATRTQTYANRLLDGDRLEKVGAEQLRKGDVVLVNAGEIIPGDGEVIEGAATVDESAITGESAPVIRESGGDRSAVTGGTKVLSDQLTIRITSNPGETFLDRMIGLVEGAQRQKTPNEIALTILLSGLTIIFLIAMISLKAYGIYSGVEFSIPVLVALLVCLIPTTIGGLLSAIGIAGIDRLVQKNVLAMSGRSVEAAGDVDVLLLDKTGTITLGNRQATEFRPAPGVDRQRLAEAAQLASLADETPEGRSVVVLAKQFGIRGRELHEMGEAHFVPFTAQTRMSGVDLNGLSYRKGSADAIRKFTGGKLPGPVEETVAQIASAGGTPLVVAANAEVLGTILLKDVVKGGLADRFERFRAMGIRTIMITGDNRLTAAAIAREAGVDDFLAEAKPEDKLALIRKEQQNGHLVAMTGDGTNDAPALAQADVGVAMNTGTQAAKEAGNMVDLDSNPTKLIEVVEIGKQLLITRGALTTFSIANDVAKYFAIIPAMVVGTFPQIAPLNIMRLHSPDSAILSAVIFNAVIIVALIPLALRGVRFRPLGAASILTRNLLIYGLGGILLPFVGIKAIDVIITALHLA; encoded by the coding sequence ATGGCAGCCAAAACTCATTCCATTTTCGACCCGGCCATCATCGTCCCGGCCACCGGCGAGTCGTTCAAGAAGCTGAACCCGGCCACCCTGGCCCGGAATCCGGTGATGTTCGTGACCGAAGTCGGCGCGGCCATCACGACGGTGCTGCTGTTCTTCGGGCATGGGCACGCGTTCGGTTTCTTCCTGCAGATCGCGCTCTGGCTCTGGTTCACCGTTTTGTTTGCCAACTTCGCGGAAGCCATGGCCGAGGGTCGGGGCAAGGCGCAGGCCAAGGCACTGCGCGCCACGCGGACCCAGACTTACGCCAACCGTCTGCTGGACGGCGATCGTCTCGAGAAGGTGGGCGCGGAACAACTGCGCAAAGGCGACGTCGTCCTCGTGAACGCCGGCGAGATCATTCCGGGTGACGGCGAAGTCATCGAGGGCGCGGCCACGGTGGACGAGTCGGCCATCACGGGCGAGTCCGCGCCGGTGATCCGCGAGTCCGGGGGCGATCGCAGCGCCGTGACGGGCGGCACCAAGGTTCTGTCCGATCAACTGACCATCCGGATCACGTCGAACCCCGGCGAAACCTTTCTTGACCGGATGATCGGCCTGGTCGAGGGCGCCCAGCGCCAAAAGACACCGAACGAGATCGCGCTCACGATCCTGCTCTCGGGCCTGACGATCATCTTCCTGATCGCGATGATTTCGCTGAAAGCGTACGGGATTTATTCGGGCGTCGAGTTTTCCATTCCCGTGCTGGTTGCCCTTTTGGTGTGCCTGATTCCGACCACCATCGGTGGGCTGTTAAGCGCGATCGGCATCGCGGGGATTGACCGGCTCGTGCAGAAAAACGTGCTGGCCATGAGCGGCCGGTCGGTGGAGGCGGCCGGGGATGTGGACGTCCTGCTGCTCGACAAGACCGGCACCATCACCCTGGGCAACCGGCAGGCGACCGAGTTCCGGCCGGCGCCGGGCGTGGACCGGCAGCGGCTGGCCGAAGCGGCGCAATTGGCTTCCCTGGCCGACGAAACGCCGGAAGGCCGCAGCGTGGTGGTCCTGGCCAAGCAGTTCGGCATCCGCGGCCGCGAGCTCCACGAAATGGGCGAGGCTCATTTCGTGCCCTTCACGGCTCAAACCCGCATGAGCGGCGTCGACCTGAACGGGTTATCGTACCGGAAAGGTTCCGCGGACGCGATCCGCAAATTCACGGGTGGAAAGCTGCCCGGACCCGTGGAGGAAACGGTGGCGCAGATCGCCAGTGCGGGCGGCACGCCCCTGGTCGTGGCAGCCAACGCCGAAGTCCTCGGCACGATTCTGCTTAAAGACGTCGTGAAAGGCGGCCTGGCCGACCGTTTCGAGCGGTTCCGGGCCATGGGCATCCGCACCATCATGATCACGGGCGACAACCGGTTGACCGCGGCCGCCATCGCCCGGGAAGCCGGCGTGGATGATTTTCTGGCCGAGGCCAAACCGGAAGACAAACTGGCGCTGATCCGCAAGGAGCAACAGAACGGGCACCTGGTGGCAATGACGGGCGACGGCACGAACGATGCTCCGGCGCTGGCCCAGGCCGACGTGGGCGTGGCGATGAACACCGGCACCCAGGCGGCCAAAGAAGCCGGCAACATGGTCGACCTGGACTCCAACCCGACCAAGCTCATCGAAGTCGTGGAGATCGGCAAACAGCTCCTGATTACCCGGGGCGCGCTGACAACCTTTTCCATCGCCAACGATGTGGCCAAATATTTCGCGATCATCCCGGCCATGGTGGTAGGCACCTTCCCGCAGATCGCGCCGCTCAACATCATGCGGCTGCATTCGCCGGACAGCGCCATCCTGAGCGCAGTCATTTTTAATGCCGTCATCATCGTCGCGCTGATCCCGCTGGCGCTGCGCGGGGTGAGGTTCCGCCCCCTCGGCGCGGCCAGCATCCTCACGCGCAATCTGCTCATCTACGGCCTGGGCGGGATTCTGCTGCCGTTCGTGGGCATCAAAGCGATCGACGTCATCATCACCGCCCTGCACCTTGCCTAA
- the kdpA gene encoding potassium-transporting ATPase subunit KdpA: MNNAQGWLELILFTAVLWAITKPLGLWVTAVLDPNGKTFLDPAVRPLERLTYRIFGIRPEEEQGWLSYAFSILMFSVVTMLFTYALLRLQAVLPLNPQKLPAVADHLAFNTAASFTTNTNWQSYSGESTMSYLSQMLALALHNFLSAAVGIAVAAAIVRGIARHTAATVGNFWVDMVRIHYYLLIPICVVYALFLISQGMIQNFKPYDTVKVVEPQKVQVQKKDDAGNPVKDAQGNPVMEEQTVDSQTIVEGPMASQVAIKMLGTNGGGYTNANAAHPFENPNPLSNFVQMLSIFAIPSALTYYLGRATRNQRHGWTVWAAMTVMFLAGVLVCWQAEAAGNPLLTGLGVNPAGGNMEGKEVRFGIFDSALFATITTDASCGAVNAMHDSFTPLGGLVPLVNIQLGELIFGGVGAGLYDMLVFVVLAVFIAGLMVGRTPEYLGKKIEAYDVKMATFAILLMAFSILGFSAYACVASWGQAGLNNNGPHGLSEILYAYSSCTGNNGSAFAGLTAAPANGDPHYDITLALATLIGRFGMILPVLALAGSLGRKRLIPAGAGTFPVTGPLFVVLVIGTIVLVGALTFFPALSLGPILEHFLMHSGKLF, translated from the coding sequence ATGAATAATGCACAAGGCTGGTTGGAATTGATCCTTTTTACCGCAGTCCTCTGGGCCATCACCAAGCCACTCGGCCTGTGGGTGACGGCGGTTCTGGACCCGAACGGCAAGACCTTCCTGGACCCGGCGGTCCGTCCGTTGGAGCGGCTGACCTACCGTATTTTCGGTATCCGGCCTGAGGAAGAACAGGGCTGGCTCAGTTACGCCTTCTCCATCCTGATGTTCAGCGTCGTGACGATGCTGTTCACTTACGCCCTGCTGCGGCTGCAGGCGGTGCTGCCGCTCAACCCGCAAAAGCTGCCGGCCGTGGCCGATCACCTCGCCTTCAACACGGCAGCCAGCTTCACGACTAACACCAACTGGCAGAGCTATTCGGGCGAATCGACCATGAGCTACCTTTCCCAGATGCTGGCGCTGGCGCTGCACAACTTTCTTTCCGCGGCGGTCGGCATTGCGGTGGCGGCGGCGATCGTGCGCGGCATCGCCCGCCATACGGCCGCGACCGTGGGCAATTTCTGGGTTGATATGGTGCGCATCCATTACTACCTGCTCATCCCGATTTGCGTCGTGTACGCCCTGTTTCTGATTTCGCAGGGCATGATTCAAAACTTCAAGCCTTACGATACGGTCAAGGTGGTTGAGCCGCAAAAGGTCCAGGTCCAGAAGAAGGATGACGCCGGCAACCCGGTGAAGGATGCGCAGGGTAACCCGGTGATGGAAGAGCAGACGGTCGACTCGCAAACGATCGTGGAGGGGCCGATGGCCTCGCAGGTGGCCATCAAGATGCTCGGCACCAACGGCGGCGGTTACACCAACGCCAACGCGGCGCATCCGTTCGAAAACCCGAACCCGCTCTCCAATTTCGTGCAGATGCTCTCGATCTTTGCGATCCCGAGCGCGCTGACTTACTACCTGGGCCGGGCCACCAGGAATCAGCGGCACGGTTGGACGGTATGGGCGGCCATGACCGTGATGTTTCTGGCCGGGGTGCTTGTCTGCTGGCAGGCGGAAGCGGCCGGTAACCCGCTGCTGACCGGGCTTGGCGTCAATCCGGCCGGCGGCAACATGGAAGGCAAGGAGGTGCGTTTCGGCATTTTTGATTCGGCCCTGTTCGCGACGATAACCACCGATGCTTCCTGCGGGGCGGTTAATGCGATGCACGACTCCTTCACGCCCCTGGGCGGCCTGGTGCCGCTGGTCAACATCCAATTGGGCGAATTGATCTTCGGCGGGGTGGGGGCGGGCCTCTATGACATGCTCGTGTTCGTCGTGCTGGCGGTGTTTATCGCCGGGTTGATGGTCGGCCGGACGCCGGAGTACCTCGGCAAAAAGATTGAGGCTTACGATGTCAAGATGGCGACGTTTGCCATCCTGTTGATGGCGTTCTCGATCCTGGGCTTCTCGGCGTACGCCTGCGTGGCGTCGTGGGGACAGGCCGGCCTGAACAACAACGGGCCGCACGGCCTCAGCGAGATCCTCTACGCGTATAGCTCGTGTACCGGCAATAACGGCAGCGCCTTCGCGGGCCTGACCGCCGCGCCGGCCAACGGCGACCCGCACTACGATATCACGCTCGCGTTGGCCACGTTGATCGGCCGCTTCGGCATGATCCTCCCGGTGCTGGCTCTCGCCGGCTCGCTCGGCCGTAAAAGGCTCATCCCGGCCGGTGCGGGCACCTTCCCGGTAACCGGACCGTTATTCGTGGTCCTGGTCATCGGGACCATCGTCCTGGTCGGCGCCCTGACGTTTTTCCCGGCGCTGTCGCTGGGCCCGATCCTTGAGCATTTCCTCATGCACAGCGGCAAGCTCTTTTAG
- a CDS encoding potassium-transporting ATPase subunit F, translating into MHSFMENFIVGFISILLIIYLLATIIRPEKF; encoded by the coding sequence TTGCATAGTTTTATGGAAAACTTCATCGTCGGTTTTATTTCCATCCTGCTTATCATCTACCTCCTGGCCACGATCATCCGGCCGGAAAAGTTCTGA
- a CDS encoding response regulator: protein MKRILIIDDEPNARLNFRMALELEGYEVSEAPSGAAACEALLGELFDLAILDLRMPGMDGLTVLEQMREEGMATPVIIVTAYGSVPDAVRAMKLGAIDFLEKPLRPDDLRRLVAEVVERHRADYRERTEREDFATHLRAAKRQVNLQNFTLAEKHLQRALEFEPRSADALNLLGVLAELGGDYRNARKYYGRAIRVRHDHEAAQQNMRRLFELNVFGATEEPLNLGD from the coding sequence ATGAAACGCATTCTGATCATTGATGACGAGCCGAACGCGCGGCTCAACTTCCGGATGGCGCTGGAACTGGAAGGGTACGAAGTATCGGAAGCCCCCAGCGGGGCGGCGGCATGCGAGGCGCTGTTGGGCGAGTTATTCGACCTGGCCATCCTTGACCTGCGCATGCCGGGTATGGACGGCCTGACCGTCCTTGAGCAAATGCGGGAGGAAGGCATGGCCACGCCCGTTATCATCGTGACCGCTTATGGGAGCGTGCCCGATGCCGTGCGCGCCATGAAGCTCGGCGCGATCGATTTCCTCGAGAAACCGCTGCGGCCGGACGACCTGCGCCGGTTGGTAGCCGAGGTGGTGGAACGCCACCGCGCGGACTACCGGGAGCGCACGGAGCGTGAGGACTTCGCAACGCACCTCCGCGCGGCCAAGCGGCAGGTCAACCTGCAAAATTTCACCCTGGCCGAAAAGCACCTGCAACGCGCGCTGGAGTTTGAGCCGCGCTCGGCCGACGCGCTTAACCTGCTGGGGGTGTTGGCGGAATTGGGCGGCGACTACCGCAACGCCCGCAAATATTACGGCCGCGCGATCCGGGTCAGGCACGATCACGAAGCTGCCCAGCAGAACATGCGGCGCCTCTTCGAGCTCAACGTCTTCGGTGCGACCGAGGAGCCCCTCAATCTCGGCGACTGA
- a CDS encoding HAMP domain-containing protein, translated as MRRQFLLGILPILCLFAVMGFYAISLFKELGGKIDVILKENYRSVLAGEGMKEGLARMDSAVVFTLVGENAHRDEVFVQGKSVFEDGLKREMNNITLPGERELADRTRDLYGRYLSEGQRFFSTPDEAGRSRLYFGSLLALTNQIRDTVQEIIRINQDNMVHASREARSKSYESTRYMFLTVGAGIIISLLLAWRLQAIILRPVRNLTVVTRELGEGNLDQVVPVQSNDELGELATAFNRLTGKLRVYRQVTTDEILKARQMTEIAFSAFPDPILTLSDEGTVTFLNPAAHRFAAKVGAKPALPEELSAELDAVLKGGPDYLPKSFEKAIPLRLDDQEIFFLPRVIGMRDEAGHIFGAALLLQDVTRFRLLDQVKTNLVSTVSHELKTPLTSVRMGLHLLLEERIGPLNSKQLELVLAAREDAERLLRMINDLLDLTRLEAGQARSYLERIEAQALVNAAVEESEPLVSARGQRLVAQVAPEIPALAVDARQIRHVFSNLISNAVKHSRPGDVITLKAEPVDHRVRFAVIDQGAGIPVEYQPRIFERFFRVPGDEQNGVGLGLAIAKEIVTAHGGSITVRSAPHQGTEFSFELPQAA; from the coding sequence ATGCGGCGCCAATTCCTGCTCGGCATCCTGCCGATCTTGTGCCTGTTCGCGGTGATGGGTTTTTACGCCATCTCCCTGTTCAAGGAACTGGGCGGCAAGATCGACGTCATCCTCAAAGAGAACTACCGGAGCGTGCTGGCCGGCGAGGGCATGAAAGAAGGGCTCGCCCGGATGGATTCGGCGGTGGTTTTCACCCTGGTCGGCGAGAACGCCCATCGCGATGAGGTCTTCGTGCAGGGTAAATCGGTCTTTGAGGATGGACTCAAGCGCGAGATGAACAACATCACGCTGCCCGGCGAACGCGAACTCGCGGACCGCACCCGTGATTTGTACGGGCGTTATCTCAGTGAAGGGCAGCGTTTCTTTTCCACGCCGGACGAGGCCGGTCGCAGCCGCCTGTACTTCGGAAGCCTGCTGGCCTTAACGAACCAGATCCGCGACACCGTCCAGGAAATCATCCGCATTAACCAGGACAACATGGTGCACGCTTCCCGGGAAGCGCGCAGCAAAAGCTACGAATCGACGCGTTACATGTTCCTGACGGTGGGCGCCGGGATCATCATCTCGCTGCTGTTGGCCTGGCGGCTTCAGGCCATCATCCTGCGTCCGGTCCGCAATCTGACGGTGGTCACTCGTGAACTTGGCGAAGGCAACCTCGACCAGGTCGTGCCCGTGCAATCCAATGACGAACTCGGGGAGTTGGCGACGGCTTTCAACCGGCTGACCGGCAAACTTCGCGTCTACCGGCAGGTAACGACCGACGAGATCCTCAAGGCGCGGCAGATGACCGAGATCGCCTTCTCGGCCTTTCCGGACCCCATCCTGACGCTGTCGGACGAGGGCACCGTTACCTTTCTGAATCCTGCCGCCCACCGGTTTGCAGCCAAGGTGGGCGCCAAACCGGCGTTGCCCGAGGAGCTGAGTGCCGAATTGGACGCGGTGCTGAAAGGCGGCCCGGATTACCTGCCCAAGAGTTTTGAAAAAGCGATTCCCCTGCGCCTGGACGATCAGGAAATCTTCTTTCTGCCGCGCGTTATCGGGATGCGTGACGAAGCCGGCCACATTTTCGGTGCCGCGCTGCTGCTCCAGGACGTCACCCGCTTTCGGTTACTCGACCAGGTCAAAACCAACCTGGTTTCAACCGTCAGCCATGAACTCAAGACCCCGCTGACGAGTGTGCGGATGGGTTTACACCTGCTATTGGAGGAACGCATCGGGCCGTTAAACTCGAAGCAGCTCGAATTGGTTCTGGCAGCCCGCGAAGACGCGGAACGCCTGTTGCGCATGATCAACGACCTGCTCGACCTCACCCGGCTCGAGGCGGGCCAGGCGCGCTCCTACCTGGAGCGCATTGAAGCCCAAGCCCTGGTCAATGCGGCGGTTGAAGAATCCGAGCCTCTGGTGAGCGCGCGCGGGCAGCGATTGGTGGCCCAGGTGGCGCCCGAAATCCCGGCATTGGCAGTCGACGCGCGCCAGATCCGGCACGTCTTCAGCAACCTTATTTCCAATGCCGTCAAGCATTCCCGGCCCGGGGACGTCATAACGCTAAAAGCCGAGCCGGTCGACCATCGGGTGCGTTTTGCGGTGATCGACCAGGGAGCGGGTATCCCGGTGGAGTACCAGCCGCGCATCTTCGAACGCTTTTTCCGGGTGCCCGGCGACGAGCAGAACGGGGTGGGGTTGGGCCTGGCGATTGCCAAGGAGATCGTCACGGCCCACGGCGGCTCGATCACCGTACGCAGCGCCCCGCACCAAGGCACGGAATTCTCCTTTGAACTGCCCCAGGCAGCTTAA
- a CDS encoding NUDIX domain-containing protein: protein MQQVSAGLLMYRKTQTGLEVFLVHPGGPVWAKKDFGAWSIPKGLIDPGEDKLVAARREFNEETSLVPAEPFIYLGDIRQKSGKRVYAWAFEGDCDPSQVKSNTFTCEWPPKSGQIKTFPEIDKGEFFSLTDARRKINPKQAELLDRLEKHLEGIPGLRN from the coding sequence ATGCAGCAGGTCAGCGCGGGCCTTTTGATGTACCGAAAAACCCAAACCGGTCTTGAGGTTTTTCTGGTCCATCCCGGTGGACCGGTTTGGGCAAAGAAGGATTTCGGGGCGTGGTCGATCCCGAAAGGACTCATCGACCCGGGGGAGGACAAGCTCGTGGCGGCCAGACGCGAGTTCAACGAGGAAACGTCGCTCGTGCCGGCCGAACCGTTCATCTACCTGGGGGACATCCGGCAAAAATCCGGCAAGCGGGTTTACGCGTGGGCATTTGAAGGGGACTGCGATCCATCTCAGGTGAAGAGCAATACCTTCACCTGTGAATGGCCGCCGAAGTCCGGGCAGATCAAAACATTTCCGGAAATCGACAAGGGCGAATTTTTCTCGCTGACGGATGCGCGCCGGAAGATCAACCCGAAACAGGCGGAGTTACTGGACCGGCTGGAGAAGCACCTGGAAGGAATCCCCGGACTCCGAAATTGA
- a CDS encoding sugar phosphate isomerase/epimerase: MPPFSRLDWPIAAAMLQYPAVTSKGELVQDQGPDEWAVSLQEIVDAGFIHFDPTDSWLRIADLSDARLEEFLKTVSQVGLSIPAVTTARRSVIDPEHGDDYLAYSHRVLDTAARIGAGVVSFGFLQALTPAQQQALWFWTVPGPKNPDDPAVWKLAVNRLQELGRHADEVGVNIALEMYEDTYLGSADSSVAFVRDVNHPRVGLNPDWGNLVRLLRPVERWEAMAEKTLPYAKYWHIKNYFRSEDPATGSIVTAPAPLEFGVINYRKAVRMAIEAGYNAPFYVEHYGGDGLSVSATNREYLRRILPR; this comes from the coding sequence ATGCCCCCGTTCAGCAGGCTGGATTGGCCGATTGCGGCCGCAATGTTGCAATACCCAGCGGTCACATCCAAAGGTGAGTTAGTTCAAGATCAGGGACCGGATGAGTGGGCCGTCTCCTTACAGGAAATTGTGGATGCAGGTTTCATCCATTTTGACCCGACCGATTCATGGTTGCGAATCGCGGATCTTTCGGATGCGCGCCTGGAAGAGTTTCTCAAGACGGTAAGCCAGGTTGGTCTTTCTATCCCCGCCGTCACCACGGCTCGACGGAGCGTGATTGATCCCGAGCACGGTGATGACTACCTGGCCTACAGCCATCGCGTCCTGGATACGGCCGCGCGAATCGGGGCCGGCGTGGTTTCGTTCGGCTTTTTGCAGGCGTTAACGCCGGCTCAGCAGCAGGCGCTCTGGTTTTGGACTGTCCCGGGGCCGAAGAACCCGGATGATCCTGCGGTGTGGAAACTGGCCGTCAACCGGCTCCAGGAATTGGGCCGGCACGCGGATGAGGTCGGCGTAAACATCGCCCTGGAGATGTATGAGGACACCTACCTTGGTTCGGCCGACAGCTCCGTCGCGTTCGTTCGGGATGTGAACCATCCCCGCGTCGGCCTGAATCCCGACTGGGGAAACCTCGTGCGTTTGCTTCGCCCGGTGGAGCGCTGGGAGGCGATGGCGGAGAAAACGCTGCCGTACGCCAAATACTGGCACATAAAGAACTATTTCCGGTCCGAGGATCCCGCGACGGGCAGTATCGTGACCGCTCCCGCCCCCCTGGAGTTCGGAGTCATCAATTATCGAAAGGCGGTGCGGATGGCAATCGAGGCGGGTTATAACGCGCCATTCTACGTCGAGCATTATGGCGGCGACGGCCTGAGCGTGAGTGCGACCAACCGGGAGTACCTGAGGCGAATTCTGCCGCGTTGA